Proteins encoded together in one Columba livia isolate bColLiv1 breed racing homer chromosome 3, bColLiv1.pat.W.v2, whole genome shotgun sequence window:
- the LOC135579212 gene encoding uncharacterized LOC128706665 homolog — MGLKTIWKDYKVLIVMGTGLGLVHWGWFYMKSSPIFQVKTEKFVPEPGIVAYVMQSDQKNKEK; from the coding sequence ATGGGTCTTAAAACCATCTGGAAGGACTACAAAGTTCTGATTGTTATGGGAACTGGCCTTGGGCTGGTGCACTGGGGTTGGTTTTACATGAAGTCCAGCCCTATTTTCCAAGTGAAGACAGAGAAATTTGTTCCAGAACCTGGCATTGTGGCATACGTGATGCAAAGTGatcagaaaaataaggaaaaatag
- the LOC135579213 gene encoding uncharacterized LOC128706666 homolog, which yields MRKTTWNRKNLLLVAGLSVIGVHFGSMLVNFVAKKSARSHSEAKKEDHRE from the coding sequence atgaggaaaacTACCTGGAACAGAAAGAACCTTCTGCTTGTGGCAGGACTGTCAGTTATAGGTGTCCATTTTGGGAGCATGCTCGTAAACTTTGTTGCAAAAAAATCTGCTCGATCGCATTCAGAAGCTAAAAAGGAAGATCATCGTGAATGA
- the MKKS gene encoding molecular chaperone MKKS, with protein sequence MARLEAKKPPLFIGEPLTKDTVSQSLSLLSGIFKSCYGPAGRLKQLHNGGGGCVCTTSQSSALFSCLSVSHPVLRVLTASVQNHISRFSDCGLFTAILCCNLIEHFKSLNVASCTVIKISNHILSLCMDYLKSEACACRVAVDFSSIETLLCLVRSILKSKPACMLNKPEVDHLTALILKAFMFTVPCHVETNAVLGKCVIVPVKGRRVVDSTVLPGLLIEAPEIQLAKPITVKRTCSDMIKTALFCMSMSGDLCNSEGGVITVPQGICLEMSELNQLLNIGKQLVDAEVGLVVCQKVIHPSLKQYLQENQVMAVDRAGLSLMEPLSRMTGSNPIASIHSLSPSCYGSLKDVRIENFASKHFVHLIPNDPVVCSLILCNRNETAWDELKRACETAEHVLQLTIKEPLALLGGGCTETHLASYIRHKTCNLSTSSFKDMDCSRTQYQLVADGFCRSLESVACSLSHDGGETLTDMVYGHCWFVPSGFPSVSNWSDLVSKCGCGINGSAENLNWRLLQGQFGSPIILGCPIDPPVKVADFLALDCFAAKCSGLQVAVETANLILDLSCVIVDQN encoded by the exons ATGGCTCGTCTTGAAGCTAAAAAGCCTCCGTTATTTATTGGTGAACCTTTAACTAAAGATACTGTTAGTCAGTCACTGTCCCTGCTAAGTGGAATATTCAAGTCCTGCTATGGTCCTGCTGGTAGACTCAAACAGCTCCACAATGGTGGGGGGGGCTGTGTGTGCACAACTTCACAATCATCAGCCTTATTCAGTTGTCTTTCTGTCAGTCATCCTGTGTTAAGGGTTTTGACGGCCTCTGTACAGAACCATATATCACGCTTCAGTGACTGTGGCTTATTTACTGCCATTCTTTGCTGTAACTTGATTGAACACTTTAAAAGTCTCAACGTTGCATCTTGCACTGTCATTAAAATAAGCAACCATATTTTGAGTTTATGTATGGACTACCTCAAATCTGAGGCCTGTGCTTGCCGAGTAGCTGTGGATTTTAGCAGCATTGAGACTCTTCTTTGTTTGGTACGTAGCATATTAAAGAGCAAGCCTGCTTGCATGCTTAATAAACCAGAAGTTGATCATCTCACCGCACtgattttaaaggcttttatgTTTACTGTTCCATGTCATGTTGAGACAAATGCTGTTTTAGGAAAGTGTGTCATAGTACCTGTGAAAGGTAGAAGAGTTGTGGATTCTACAGTTCTTCCTGGACTGTTGATAGAAGCACCAGAAATTCAATTGGCAAAACCAATTACTGTCAAAAGAACTTGTTCAGATATGATCAAGACAGCACTTTTCTGTATGTCCATGTCGGGAGACCTTTGCAACTCTGAAGGAGGAGTTATAACAGTTCCTCAAGGAATTTGTCTAGAAATGTCAGAGCTGAATCAGTTGCTTAATATTGGAAAACAGCTGGTTGATGCTGAGGTTGGCCTTGTGGTGTGCCAGAAAGTTATCCATCCCTCCTTGAAACAGTATCTGCAAGAGAACCAGGTCATGGCTGTGGACAGAGCTGGGCTGTCTCTGATGGAACCCCTGAGTCGGATGACAG GTTCAAACCCTATAGCTTCTATCCATTCGTTGTCTCCCAGTTGTTACGGCAGTTTGAAAGATGTGCGCATTGAGAATTTTgcttcaaaacattttgtgcATCTAATTCCAAATGACCCAGTTGTCTGCAGCTTGATACTCTgtaacagaaatgaaacagcatGGGATGAATTGAAG CGTGCCTGTGAAACAGCAGAACATGTGTTACAGTTAACAATCAAGGAACCTTTGGCATTGTTAGGAGGTGGCTGTACGGAAACTCATTTGGCTTCGTACATAAGACACAAG accTGTAATCTGTCCACCAGCAGTTTTAAAGATATGGATTGTTCTCGGACACAATACCAATTGGTTGCTGATGGATTTTGCCGTTCTCTGGAGTCTGTAGCTTGCTCTCTGAGTCACGATGGTGGAGAAACTCTGACGGATATGGTTTATGGACACTGTTGGTTTGTTCCATCAGGTTTTCCCTCTGTCTCTAATTGGTCAGATTTAGTTTCAAAATGTGGCTGTGGGATTAATGGCAGCGCTGAGAATCTCAACTGGAGGCTTTTGCAAGGCCAGTTTGGCTCTCCTATTATACTGGGCTGCCCTATAGACCCCCCAGTAAAGGTTGCTGACTTTCTGGCACTGGACTGTTTCGCTGCAAAGTGTAGTGGCCTACAAGTAGCTGTAGAGACAGCCAATCTGATTTTGGATCTCTCCTGTGTAATTGTAGATCAAAATTAG